The Lolium rigidum isolate FL_2022 chromosome 2, APGP_CSIRO_Lrig_0.1, whole genome shotgun sequence genomic interval AACCAGTAGCTCACCAAAGAGGTTGTAGCCAAGACTGAGCTACCAAACGCATCATACAACAGTCTTAGCAACTACAATGATGCTATCAAATGCAGCAATCCTGGGCCAAAGATGAGCACACTTCTTCCTAACAGGTTCATTCACTATCAGAAACTAGAATAACAACGTGGGCCCAAAACTGATAGGTTGGAAGCTTCTCTTGCAGATAAAACTGCAATGGACATAATTAAATGTGTAATCATGCAAATGCCAACAGTTAAAAGGCTGAAGGGTTGCTAAAAGATAGCAAGCACAAACAAACTCTACAGGATATAATAATCACATTTATTTGTATTCGAGCTTCTCACATTAACATGTACATATATACCAAACTTATTTAGATAACAGCAAGCACAGTAATCCAATTCAAAAGCTACTTAGAAGTAATAACATAATGTTTTAAAGAGTGCTCTAAAACAACCGTCTGACAATCAAATGATGACAACTGTACACTGTTAAATCAGCTCTACAAAAAATGACTCGGTTACACAATGTGTAGTCAGTTTTACTGGGGACTTTCCAAGGGCTACTTTAAGCCAAAAACAGTAAAATCCCaaaaaaaaataaatagaaaaagccCATAGAATGGATCGGCCATTCTGTAGAAACATAGATACAGTTGTTCTACCTTCTTCTCTAGCAAGCAAGCTTCCCCGCCTGCTCCAACCACTCCATCGACACAGAAAAGGCCGCGGGTGCTCCTCTATGGAAGATTGAGACGCTCCCACAAGAAAAATGGAGGGGAAGAGCGCATATCAAGATCTACAACAACCAAAGAAGAAGATATTCTACAAGACAACTTACCTGGACTTGGAGATTCACTGAAGTCCCAGTTATCTGAaatagaaaatattcttgtcatgatcTAAGATAGTAGCAGACTCATAACTATTTTAGTTTTCAAGGTTGTGATGAAAACATGTGAATTAAAGGACGTCAATAGCTAGTCTCTTTTACCAAATAAAAAACTGCTTGTGTACATGCAAACAAGAACATCATGTACAATTGCGGTAAAGCATCAGGTTATCAGTTTTTTTGAAAAGACCATACAtcaacagaaaatgaaaacatgGACGAAGACAAAGCTCAGCTCAGAAAAAATCCTGGAAATACAACCAACATGCCTAAAGCCACCATGTTTCGTTTATGCAAGAGTAAAGATAATAGAAATCAAACGCACTCTATTTTTCCATAATAGGTGACTAAGAGCACCGCCTTTTTTAGAGCATGACCGTAAAATTTCGTTCACAAACAGAGATTCACAAGTAAGACTAAAGCACAACTACAGGAAAAAAAAACATGGTTTTCTCTTATGCTTCTGTGCTACCAACATACATATAAATATCACATGGTGATTCAATGATGCGAGGCTCAAGCTAGCATCGGTCTAGTAAACCTGAAGACATGCAACCTCTGTGATGCTATGTCAATGGGGTTGGAATTGTGGCTCATGGTAGAGACACGCAACCTCCATGGCAACGACACACAACCTCCATTACGGCAGGGAGGCTTCAGGCCATGTCCCAGTCACCGCGGTCCGATGCAACAACAGAGAGCATCAGGATGTTGCCTTCCTGTGGAACTGGTGCCTAGCTGAGGTAATTTAGGCTATATGATCTGCATTTTAATTCTGAATTAGGAATTGTGGAGGAGTAAGTTCAATAGAACTGGCCGCTTGACATCTAACTGACACACAAGTACACAACAATGCAAAGGATACTGACACACAAGTACACAACACCACAATTTCCATAACACTATGCATATACCATGCTAAGTCCCCAATAAGTTAATAAAAGTCTCTCCGATCTTCTCTCTGAACCATACTAGCATCGATCTAGTAAGACTGAAGACACATACATGAACAGATCATGATCATATCATCTACAAAACATGGAACCTATCACAATCAACCTACACCCAAACACTTCAAACCTAAAGGAATTCCTATAAACTAAACATATGAACACAATACCCTGAAACATAAACATCATAGCACAAAAATCATGATGGATATTGAACTCCGACATCTTACTAGCTACCTCCATAGATCTGGCTACCTCCACATACAAATAAACATCTAGCTATCTACATCCACTTACATATCAATATCACCATCAATGAACATGTCCAACAACCTAGCACCCAAATAATCGAGCAGTACAGAAACAAAAGTTCCACTACCTCCACATACAAATCATCAACATCAAATACCAGCGCTTACTCATCTGATCCAGCTCCAAAATAAACGACGAATCGAGAAACAAAGAAGGCAGAGGAAAATtaccatctcgccggcggcgaacaTTCCTTCAGCCCTCGCGAGTCACGGACCTCTTCGCCGTTGAACGGAGAAGGACCAAGACATCCACGCCACCCCCGACATCGACCAGCAGGACATGGTATCGCCGCAACAACTGCCGCCGTCATCGCCGGCAAAGCATGGCACGCTGCCCAAACAACGCCCTCCAACACAGACCGAGTAGGATGCGGCGACACCGTGGCATTGTCCGCCATGCATCCGCCTCCTCATGAGACAAAGCTATATGAGACAAGGAACGGTCAGGGGCTTGGCCGCTTTAGATGCCGCTTTAGACAAATAATGAACTTAAAAAAtactaaaaggaaaaaaaaacaaggcTTGAGAAAGAACACACGATAGACAAGACAGACTGCGCAGACTACATCAGACTACATCGGACGGCCCAAGAGATGACAGTTTACCAATTGCAAAGCAGCTAGCCGTTTATTAGGAAAAGTGATGTTTTATTCAAAAATCCTCTCTCAAATTTGGTACCAACCATACAGCTAACGAGCTAAGCACAAAGAGCCTTGCAAGGTAAGCTCAAATTACGATGTACAAGCATACTCAATGTGGACTAATTGATGATATAACCAACAAAATCAGTGGAATGACAAATCCACTCTCTACTAGAAAATGGTAGCACATAATATGTCAAAGAAATTACGTTCCCTTCTCCCTAATTAGCTAAATACAAAAATACTTACAGTAAACAAGCACCGATGCTTGAACATGAGCAAGTAAAAATAGGAGTATGTATCCTAATCTCACCAAGAAACATATGTGTACTTTTTTAGTTCACGAATAGCAACTCCATAGTTGGTGTTATTTAATGCATGCCTTATATACACAATAATAACATGTGTAGATCATTTATAAATCACTGAGCAACATTAACTTCCTGACAGATCAATCAATCCAACAACAGTGAAAACCATTCAGGGACCATAGATTGACAACAGCAACGATCTCACATCATGCATGCTTCTAGGGCAAACAAAAATATGCATCTTTCAGGCTGCAATCAGTACATGCATGTGATACgtgtctatctatctatgtattgcAAGTGAAATTTTTAAGAGAATAGTGACCACGAGACAAATACAGAGCACCACTAATGTTAATATGAGCAAAAAGCAAAGCCAAGTTATTTTTTCTGCACAAATTTATTCATTGCATAGTCCACGAGTGACCATTGATTGGGCGGCAATAACTAAATCAAGAACGACCGATGTGCCAAAACTTTGTATCTTTATCTTACACAACATAGGTGGCTGGGCAAGTAGGAGAGCCACGATCAGCACCGGCAGCTCCTGCAAACCAACCCAACCACATCAAAACGTCCCCACGTAAATGGACAGAATCGAATCGGACAGGAAATGGCAAGCTCACCTTGCAGAGCACCTAGTACTCCTTCTGGAGGCGTTCCATTGTCAGCCATGGCAAAACCCTAGGTGGACAAAACACTCGAATAAGATCACAACTACCAATCTAGGTGGAATCGGCTGTTGCACTAGCTTCGGAACCGTGGTCCGGACTAAGCACTAGGACGAAGGAGGGGTCAACAAGCTAACTTTGAAGCCGAGGCGTCGAggtcgcttcgggacgagcaacACCGCATTGCGCTCCCTCATCCACGCATACCGGCAAGTTCGACAAAGCCGCGCACACCATCGAATCGATGCAGATGACACCGTCGAGCAAGCCAGCAACGCCACCATGATGGCACCTATGCAGCACCTCCACTTTCAAATGTGAGGATGGGAGACACCTAGGATTAACCCTAGGCCACGAGGGAGGCGTGCGTTTCGATGGCCGGTAAAAGACAGCGCGAGGCCAGGCCACATCGTCCTCAACTCCAGCCTAATAGGGTTAGCGATTGGAGGCGCGGTGGGTGGATGCGGCATCTGCAAGGAAATCAAGCTTGGAGGAGGAGCCGGAGTAGGTCCGCTGGCGGGTGTGGAGGCTGTGGGAGCAGCGGCAAAGGTGCAGGCGAGCGGCTGCGAGGGCAGGGAAAATGGGGATCGATCGGGATACGGAGCGAGGGCGTTTGGTGAGCGCCCAGCGGTATGCTTTGCGTGAATTttgttttccctttttctttgacCTTACTTCAGAAGTCTGCATCTATCAACAAAGCCGAATAAGATTCGAAAAACTGAACTTGTAATATATTTAGTACTAATGTATCTTCTAGAAAACTGTTGTGGTACCTGAAATTAAAATGTAGCAAGACATGGGAATTTTTCTTTAGCCTTTCTACCATGAAGAAGATAACTGTTCCAACATTAACCTTGCTAGttgcaacaaaaataaaaataaaagcaccCACTGTAGAGTAATTATTTCTTACACATGAACATTTGTCTTGCATACCTCGCTATGGAGCAATTTTAGTCTCATACAAGTACACAATAATGGAGAAAAAATGTGCATATATTTCGAAGTAAGGGAataaatttgatttttttcctATCATATCTGTCATGTGATGAGACAATAGGAATGTCGCACTTCCACATACGAAGCCAGTTGGCTACATGAGGCCAAATCAGAGAGGCCTAGCTTTGTAAAGCTAGCCTTTTCTCTTATACTAAAATACTGTGCAGTATCGCATTGTAAGtaccgaagcaacacaaagaattcCTTATGGAAATTGCTGCGGAATTTCTGAAACAAAACTACTGAAAAATGTCAAGACAGAATTGTAGTTTACAAAATTTAGCGCCAACCTGATAAGAAAATTATCATATTATCAGATTCTCGGCCTCCAGCCCCCATGCTATTGGCAGCAAACCAGATTTCATGAGCAGTCTCTCCCGACACCTATCAGTGGGAGAAAAATGACATGGTACAGTTAAaagtacaaaacaaaaactagCACTAAAAACGTAGTGAAATTAAAAAGTTAAAATTGATCTGGAACACTCCCAGAGAAGAGAACGAACAGCCTGTGCATCTACAGAAAAACTATCATTTTAATTACCATACTTGCATTTCGATCTATCTCAATTCGCAAGCAACGAAACATGCATAAATAACATGAAAAGAGGCACGATATTTGATGTAATAGCACCATAATGTGCAGTATGGGAGAAACTGGGAAAGAAACAGAGGACCAAATGGCCATTATCATGTCACCCAAACCTGAAATCCACCATGAATAATGCAAACATTAAGTAAAACATGTGTAACAATTAAGTTATCCAATCATATAATAGGCTATATAAACAAAGGAAATGGTGCAAAGTTCACTAAAAAGGGTTACACATTCCTACAGAAAGGCGCAACCAAGTTAATAACACTGTAACAATTGCATGTTTCAAAAGTTTTTCAAGGCTGGGTAGACTGTATTGTTTCATGGATAAAATGGACACACCTTTTTGGGATCATATCCACTATTTTGCAAGGCATAAGCCACACCTCTTGCATAGATTTCCCCATTAATGTTCactggcttcacttggcacaatatTAAGTAGGAAGACAAAATCAGAACCCACTGAATCTGTTCCATAACAATGTATATCAGAATCTGTTCCAACAATATGGAGACTTTCCAACAATTGTAAGAACGTCCCTCACaatttcttcttccccttcccgtCTCCCTCTATAGCAGCAACGAATTACCCATATAACAAGTGGATGCACCaagaaataaagcaagaaaaaatagcgtgattggagagagagagagagagagagagagagagagagagagagagagagagagatgaacctaaCCATTGTTGGATGGAGATGTGGTTGAGATGAACAGCAGCTCGAAGAGGGGTAGCGGACCATCGAGGGAGAACCATCATGCAGCAGCGCCCGCTGCTCCTGCAACCAATCCAAACTGCATCAGGACGTCCCCACATAAATGGACTCAAACCACAGTGAGGAAATGGCGAGCTCACCTTGGAGAGCAGGTGGTACTCCTTCTGGAGGGGCTTCAGGCTGCCCTTGTCGGCCATGGCAAAACCCTAGGTGGCCAAAGAAATCGAATCAGATCATATACTACTAATAAAAACGTGGAATCAGCTGCGGCCGCACTAGGTTCGGAACCGAGGTCCGGACTACAGCTCTAGGACAGATACCTTTGAAGCCGATGCGTCGAGGTCGCTTCGGGGACGACCCTCATCCACGAGCACGACGCAGACCGACGAGTTCGACGGAGCCGCGCGCACCATCAAATCGATGCACGCGACTCACGATGGCACCTGTGCGCGCGGCGCCTGCTGTTTCAAATGCGAGGACGGGGCATTAACCCTAGTCCAGAAGGGAGGCATGCGTTTCGACGACCGGTAGAAGACCGCGCTCCGCCGTCCTCGACGCCGGCCTGCAAGGGTTAGCGATTCGAAGCGCTGTGGGGGGATGCAGCGTCTGCGAGGAAATCAGGCCGGCCGAGGTGCGCCGGCGGGTGTGGAGGCTGTGGGAGCGGCGGCAGAGGCGCGGGCGGAGAGAATGGGGATCGATCGATGGGAATCCGTAGCGCGTTTGGTGAGCGGCTGGCGGCGTGAATTTCGTTTTCATTTTTCGCGTTCGTGTATTCTGATTGGCAATGGCAAGTGCATGCGGATGGATGGAGCCGGCCGGAAGACAAGGCCTTAATTTTCGCTCGGAAATTCCGCGTTTTAAATTTCGATCGAGATTAGACGCTTTATTTCCGAAATTCTGGTTTAGGCTAATCGAGAGTAGTGTAGCTGAATATATAGCCGATTCACGCGGTGGCTATAGCTCTTTACTGCACTGCATGTGGTAGACTAGATTCAATCTTCATCGCTAACTCGTAATCTGGTCATGTGTATATACACTCTGCGTGCATGTGCCATGTAATCGCTAGCAACTTCAACCTTCATCGTACGTATCTATGGATGCATGAGTCCTTGTTTATACTTATTTCATATACTCGTAGTTTAGATTATCCAAATAATAATTTGAGAACGAGTACTTGTAGTTAGAAGAAAACAAAAGGCACAAGTATGTGCACACCtttaaattaaattaataaagccccaaaCATCCAAGGTTTGATACAAGTCGTTAACCCACTTACAACACACCAAACATCAACAACAAATGTTAAAATAAGGAACACAACAAGTCGATGTCGAAGCATCCTCGCAAAGCCACCAGGGAAGAAGCAACCCAGGTTCGAGAGAACCACCTGCTGCTTTGAGGGATATCGTTGTCTACACACAAGTTGGGATAGGCTGCAGCACCGGCCATTTCCAACTCCGATGAGGGATCCCTTCCCTCTCGTCATGGCTCGAAGGACGCGAAACGTTCGTTGAGAATGAACCCGGTCGGGTACACCTCGCCAAAACTGACAAAGCCACCGGGATTGAACTGCCACCTACCGAAGGAGACGCCATGAAGAACGCAAGCAGGGGCCACGATCGATGATGCATAAGCCACCTACCACCTCAGCCACCCTCAATCGGAAAGCACCATTCCCCAAGCAACGCCGCCAAGGAGGAAGCGACGCCCATGGCGCCGTCGTCGCTCGGTCCAATAGACTGTAGGTTTTCGCCCGGGAACGCTGTCGGGATGGGGAGAAACGGGACCTCAGCAGCCCCTCCAGAGGGAGCACGGCGCCCAGGGCGTCGCCACTGCCATGGTTGGTCCAATCGGCAGTGCATGTGGTGTGTTTCTGTGGGAGGGGGTGAGGGCGTTGGATGAGAACTGGGCGGATGGCTTAGATCAGCGATCTGCGGGAAGGTTGTTCTTGTCTTATTATTTACTAGAGCTGATcgagctagtttttttttttcctgaaaGGTTACTTCATGATGCTTTGTTGATTTGCAAAGATGGATACGCCATGAATTACAAAGCAGGCATTGTGAAATTAGGAGGATCACCATCCCATACTAGACTACCTCTCAAACTATTCGAATTTCTAGCAAGCTCACGAGCCACCAGGTTGGCATCCCTTGGACAATGCTTGAAGGAGATATTAGTCCTTGTACTAATCTTCAAAAAACACTCAGCCATGATTACCACGTAGAGACTTCGTACTTCCATCTCTCCATTGCAGGATTGTATTAGCTCTAATGTGTTCGATTCAAATGTACATCCTAGTTGCTCAATGAGGTCCAATTAAACCCCTTAAAAGAGCAATCATTTACGTTGTAGTTGCACTAATCATACAATCTAGAAGACACGCAAACCCCACGATAGCTTCTCCCTTATGATTTTATAGAACTGCTCCAATAGCCGCATAACCATCAGGATAACATGATGCATCAACATTT includes:
- the LOC124685819 gene encoding uncharacterized protein LOC124685819, which encodes MVRAAPSNSSVCVVLVDEGRPRSDLDASASKGFAMADKGSLKPLQKEYHLLSKEQRALLHDGSPSMVRYPSSSCCSSQPHLHPTMIQWVLILSSYLILCQVKPVNINGEIYARGVAYALQNSGYDPKKVSGETAHEIWFAANSMGAGGRESDNMIIFLSGWR